GAGGATGACTGGGACCGGCTGGCCGCCGGCACCATGGCCGGGCATCTGCTGGAATGCGGATCCCAGGTGACGGGCGGCTATTTCGCTGATCCCGGCCTGAAGGATGTGCCGGGCATGGCCACGCTCGGCTTTCCCATCGCCGAGATTGATGCCGATGGCGGCGTGCTGATCACCAAGCCCGAGGGCAGCGGCGGCTGCGTGGACCGGCGGACGGTGACGGAGCAGCTGCTCTACGAACTGCACGACCCCGCCGCCTACCTCACGCCGGATGTGGTGCTGGATGTCACGGGCGTGGCCATCGCGCAGGAAGGCCCGGACCGCGTGCGCCTGTCCGGCGCGCGGGGGCGGCAGAGGCCGGAGCGGCTGAAGGCCACCGTCAGCCTGCCCGGCGGCTGGCTGGGGGAGGGGGAGATTTCCTATGCCGGCCCGCATGCCCGCGCGCGTGCGGAACTCGCCGGCCGCACCCTGCTGGAACGGCTGAGGCTGCTGGGGCTGGAGGGGCAGGCGCGGCTGGACCTGATTGGCGTCGTCAGCGTCTTCGATGGCGATGCGGGCGCGCTGTGGGAGGCGAGCGATGCCGCGCCCGCCGACCTGCGTCTGCGCCTGGCCTTCGCCAGCGAGAGCCGGGCGGCGGCCGAGCGCGCCTCGCGGGAGGTGCTGTCGCTCTATTGCTGCGGCCCGGCCGGCGGTGGCGGCGTGCGCGGCCGCGTGACCGACCGCATCCGCACCTTGTCCTTCCTGGTGCCGCGGGAGAGGCTGTCTCCCCGCGTCACGCTGCTCTCGCTGGAGGAAGGCGCATGAGCACCGTCCCGCTGCACCGGCTGGCCCATGCCCGCGCCGGCGACAAGGGCAACCGCCTGAACCTCTCGCTGATCGCCTATCGTGCCGAGGATTGGCCGCTGCTGGCCACGGAGGTGACGGAGGCTCGGGTGCTCTCGCTCTTCGCGCATCGGGGCGCGACGGCGGTGCGGCGCTATGACCTGCCGAACCTCGGCGCCTTCAACTTCGTCATCGAGGATGTGCTGCAAGGCGGCGTCAATGGCGCGCTGAACCTGGACGGCCATGGCAAGACGCTGTCCTACCTGCTGCTGGGCCTGCCGGTGCGGCCGGGCTAGCGGCCCCGCGCCGGCAGGGCGGCCACCGCCGTCAGCTCGATCCGCATGCCCGGCTCCGTCAGCCCGGCGACGATGACGATGGAGCGGCTGGGATAGGGCGCGCTGAAATGGCGCGCATAGACCGCATCCACCGCCTTCACGTCGGCGCGGTCGGTCAGGAAGATCTGCACCTGCAGCACATCCTCCAGCCCCGCGCCCGCCTGTTCCAGCGTGCGGCGCAGATTGGCGAGGCTGCGCGCCGTCTGCTCGGTGATGTCGTCCTCCAGGATGCGTCCATCCTCCCTCACCGGCCGCTGGGTGGTATGGATCATGCCATTGCCGGAGACAGCCCAGCTGACGGGCTGCCCCTGCGAGGGAAGGTCGGTCTCGATCTCCTGGCGCATGTCGCTGCTCGCTCCGTGGTACGCGCGGCCCGGCGGGGTAAGCCCGGCGCGCAGGGTCATGGCCTTGGAACGCCGTGGCGGTCCCGGAGGTTGGAGCGGGGCTTCAGGAGAACGGCGGTGCCGCCCGGGTCAGACCCAGGGCTTCACCGCCCAGAGGGCGCGGAACTTCCTGTCCGACTCCTGCAGGTGGCGGTCATAGGCCTCCTGCCGCAACAGCCGCAGCGGCTGCTGGGTGCGCTGCGCCAGGGCGATGTATTCGGGGTCTGCGAAGACCTTTTCGATGGCGGCGCCGAGGCGCGCGGTGATCTCCGGCGGGACGCCCTTGGGGCCGACGAAGCCGCGCAGACTGCCGATGGTGACGTCATAGCCCTGTTCCCGGAAGGTCGGGACCTGCGGCGCGACGGAGGAGCGCTCCTCCGCCATCACGCCCACCACCTGCCAGGGCTTGCCCTCGGACATGGTCTGGCCCTCGCCCAGATTGGCGGCGGCGCCACGCACTTCCTTCTGGCCCAGCGCGATCACGCCCTGCGGCAGGGAGGGATAGATCACCGGCTCCAGCCGCACGCCCGCCACCTGCTCCAGCAGCCGGACGGAGAGGAAGCTGGTGGAGCCCAGGCCCTGCGCCGCGATGGTGAAGCCTTCCTCCTTCTTTGCGGCGGCGACCAGGTCCGCCACCGTCCTGATGCCGCTGTCCGGATGCACGGCGATGACGCCGGGGTCGTCCACCAGCCCGGCGACGAAGGTGAAGCTGTCCAGCGACCAGCGCGGCTTGCGCTCGATGGGAATGGTCACCAGGCCCGGCGTGTTCAGGATGCCGAAGGTATAGCCGTCGGGCTTGGCATCGGCGACCGCGTTGATGCCGATCTCGCCGCCGGCGCCGGGGCGGTTCTGCACCACGAAGGACTGGCCCAGCTCGCGTTCCAGGAACTGGCCGAGGGTGCGCGCCGTCACGTCGTTGCCGCCGCCGGGGCCGAAGGGCACCACCAGCGTGACGGGACGGTCCGGATAGCCGGAGGCACGCGCGAGCCGGGGCGCGGCGAGGCCGGCCAGGCTGGCACCCAGAAGGGCGCGGCGGGTCGGGATGAACATGGCGGGGATTCCCTGCTGCGGCGCCGGCAGAACGCGGACCTTCCGGTAGCACGGGGCAGTCAGCGGGCCGGTGGAGGCGTTGGACCGTGGGCGTGGCGGTGCCTTCGGTCCGGCCTCTCGCGCTCACGCGTCCCGGGCCGGTTGCTCTCGGGCAGGTGCTGGTATAATGCCGTTATACCACCTTGCCAATGGCGCGGGAGACGAGGCGATGCAGACCGCGACCGGGGCCGATCTCGCCGCGCCAGCCCGCGTCAACATGGCCGATTCCGCCTATGCCAGCCTGCATGAGATGCTGCTGACGCACCGGCTGCCGCTGGATGCCGCGCTCTCCGAACGCAACCTCGCCGCCGAGCTCGGCATCTCCCGCACCCCGGTGCGGGAGGCGCTGCGGCGGCTGGAGGGGGAGGGGCTCCTGACCCGGCAGCCCGGCGGGCTGCTCTTCGTGCGGCGCATCGGGGTGGAGGAGTTCCTGGAGGTGCTGCACCTGCGCCGGCTGCTGGAGGGGGAGGCCGCGGCCGCCGCCGCCGGCAAGCTGCCACGCGAAGCGATCGGCCAGTTCCGCGCGCGCATCGCCGCGCTGCTCGCGGCCAGCGGGCGCCCCGACGGAGAGCGGCTGGGCATCGACCTCGACCTGCACCGCGCCATCCTCGGCGCCGCCGGCAATGCCACCCTGGCGCGCATGCTGGAGGATCTGCGGCGGCGCATGCTGCTCTTCGCCACGCCCCCTGCGCCGGAAGATCCGCGCCGGGCCTGCGCCGACTACCTCGCCATCCTGGATGCACTGGCGGATGGCGATGCCGAGGCCGCCCGCGCCGCCATGGGCCGTCACCTCGACGCGCTGCGGGCCGG
This genomic window from Roseomonas marmotae contains:
- a CDS encoding acyclic terpene utilization AtuA family protein; the encoded protein is MALGSDPRALLRIGCGSGFSGDRLDAPGPVVDALVAAGGPAALMLEVLGERTLALAQRERLHRPDAGYEPALLDLLRPILARCLAHGIPIVTNGGAANPRGAAAAVLGMAREMGLPGLRVGVVEGDDIRGSDALADLDPWEGDAGAVLEPERVIAANVYLGAAPIAEALRQGAQVVITGRCSDPALALGPMLAHFGWAEDDWDRLAAGTMAGHLLECGSQVTGGYFADPGLKDVPGMATLGFPIAEIDADGGVLITKPEGSGGCVDRRTVTEQLLYELHDPAAYLTPDVVLDVTGVAIAQEGPDRVRLSGARGRQRPERLKATVSLPGGWLGEGEISYAGPHARARAELAGRTLLERLRLLGLEGQARLDLIGVVSVFDGDAGALWEASDAAPADLRLRLAFASESRAAAERASREVLSLYCCGPAGGGGVRGRVTDRIRTLSFLVPRERLSPRVTLLSLEEGA
- a CDS encoding RidA family protein; protein product: MRQEIETDLPSQGQPVSWAVSGNGMIHTTQRPVREDGRILEDDITEQTARSLANLRRTLEQAGAGLEDVLQVQIFLTDRADVKAVDAVYARHFSAPYPSRSIVIVAGLTEPGMRIELTAVAALPARGR
- a CDS encoding Bug family tripartite tricarboxylate transporter substrate binding protein; translated protein: MFIPTRRALLGASLAGLAAPRLARASGYPDRPVTLVVPFGPGGGNDVTARTLGQFLERELGQSFVVQNRPGAGGEIGINAVADAKPDGYTFGILNTPGLVTIPIERKPRWSLDSFTFVAGLVDDPGVIAVHPDSGIRTVADLVAAAKKEEGFTIAAQGLGSTSFLSVRLLEQVAGVRLEPVIYPSLPQGVIALGQKEVRGAAANLGEGQTMSEGKPWQVVGVMAEERSSVAPQVPTFREQGYDVTIGSLRGFVGPKGVPPEITARLGAAIEKVFADPEYIALAQRTQQPLRLLRQEAYDRHLQESDRKFRALWAVKPWV
- a CDS encoding GntR family transcriptional regulator — translated: MQTATGADLAAPARVNMADSAYASLHEMLLTHRLPLDAALSERNLAAELGISRTPVREALRRLEGEGLLTRQPGGLLFVRRIGVEEFLEVLHLRRLLEGEAAAAAAGKLPREAIGQFRARIAALLAASGRPDGERLGIDLDLHRAILGAAGNATLARMLEDLRRRMLLFATPPAPEDPRRACADYLAILDALADGDAEAARAAMGRHLDALRAGILRRLAAL